The genome window GAATCCCCGCCTGACGCTCGACCGCACAGACGGCCTCATCGTCGAGTGCCTCCAGCGCGACGCACGCATGAGCATCGCCGACCTGGCCCGAACCGTCAGCCTGTCCTCGAGCGCCACAGCGGAGCGTCTGCGGCGCCTGTTGGAGGCTGGCGTGATCACCGGCTACAGCGCGGTCCTGAGTCCGGAGTCGCTCGGCTACCAGATCACGGCGTTCGTGCGCGTCGCGTACCCGTCCGGCACCTACAAGCCGTTCCACGACCTGCTCGACTCGACGCCGGAGATCGTCGAGGCGCACCACGTGACGGGCAACGAGTGCTTCATCGTCAAGACTCTCGCCCGGTCGATGAAGGACCTCGAGCGGATCACCGGGCGCTTGGCGACGCTCGGGAGCATCACGACCCACGTCGTCTACTCGAGCCCGCTGCCGCGCAGGAACCTGGCACCCGCCGCTGAGTAGGCCGCCGAGTCGGCGGCCTAGGCGAGGATGCGGTCCAACCACTCCACCAGGAGGGCGCGCTCGGAGGTGGTCAGCACGTCGAGCTGCGGTGCTGCGGCGCGCAGGGTGACAGCGGCCGGCAGAGTGCCGCCCGGCCCCGACGCGACAGGCTCGACGAGGACCTGACTGAGGGCAGCGTCGAACATCCGGTCGGCGAGCGCAAGGTCCCGCTTGTCCGGCGGGGCAGCGAGGAGCACCTGCACCGCGCCACTACCAGCAGCCGCTATGACGTCGACAGCTTGCCGCTCGCTGACCGCCAGGCGACCCTCGACCGCGAGCCGGTGGACGCGTGCTTCGAGAACCCGCAAGCCGGACTGGATGGCGGGCGAGCGCCCCGCCCGCTGCGGATCGTGCAGGAGCCGGTGGAGGGCGGGGTTGGCCAGTTCGAACGCGATCTGCGTGTCCCAACCGGAACGCAGGTCATCGAGGGGATCGATCTCGGCAACCGTGGCATCGCGCACCACCTGCGCCTTGCTCGAGACGTACGTCGCGAGCACGTGCTCCGCCACCGCTTCGAGCAGCCCTTCCTTGTCGCCGAACAGCCGGTAGATCGCTGGGGCCTGTACGCCCGCCGCCTCGGCTGCCGCTCGCGTGGTCACCGCGGCGGGTCCGCCTTCCTGCAGCAGCTCAGCGGCCGCTTCGACGATGCGCACCCGTGTGTCAGCACGGCGTACCGGAGTCTCGGTCACGTATCGATGCTACCGCGGTCTTGCTAACGCCGTGATTTCGCTGTTAACGTCGCCTCGTTATCATCGCTACCGGAGGACTCCATGATCGTGCTCACTGGCGCCACTGGCGCTCTCGTCGGATCCACTGCAGACCACCTGCTCGAGCGACTCGATCCTGAGGAGCTCGTCGTCGTCGCGCGCGACCCGAGGAAGGCGCAGCGCTTCGCGGACCGCGGGGTGGAGGTGCGGCATGGCGACTACGACGACCCGAGTGGTCTGCCCGCTGCCTTCGCGGGAGCGGACCAGCTGCTGCTCGTGTCATCGAACGCTGTGGTCGGGGACCCGGTCGAGCAGCACCGGGCTGCGATCGAGGCGGCCGTCGCAGCCGGCGTCGGCCGTCTGCTCTACACCAGCCACCAGGGCGCTTCGCCAGCATCGCCCTTCGCGCCCGCCCGCACCCACGCCGCTACCGAGGAACTCCTGGCGGGGTCCGGCCTCGCTTGGACGTCCCTGCGCAACGGCTTCTACGCCCACACCCTCGAGTGGCTGCTCGGCCCGTGGCGCGAGACCGGCCGCATCGTGATCCCGGGCGACGGCCCTGTCTCCTGGACATCTCGAGAGGACGAGGCGGAGGCAGCGGCCCTCGTGCTTCTGTCCCCGGGTGCGCACGACGGGCCGGTGACTCTGACTGCCGCTGCTGCGCCGACCTTCGTCGCGGTGGCGGCCGTCGCGGCGGAGCTTGCGTCGCGGCCAGTGGAGACGGTGGTAGTCGATCCCGAGGAGTGGGTGTCAGGGTTGGTCGCCGCTGGCTCGCCTGAGCCGCAAGCGCGCTTCACCCTGGGCATCTTCGAGGCGGCGGCCCAGGAAATGTTCGCTGGTGTCGACCCGCTGCTCGGCGAACTGCTCGGCCGTGCGCCGCGCACCGTACGCGACGCCCTGCAGGCGATCGACGCAAAGCAGAGGGCTGCTGGCTGACCGACGCTAGCTGGCGGTTCGCCGGGACTCCGGCAGGGCTTGCAGGGGAAGCACCGCGGTGCAGTACGGCTTTCACGCCTCGGCGACGGCGGACGGGGCTGTGCCGGGCAGTCCTGCTCGAGGACTGTCGGCTCCGCGGCACCGCTCGTACAGCCGCAGTGCATCCAGGGCGTCTCGCCACGCAGGACGACGAGCTGGGCTGCGCCTTTCAGCTGGCTGGATCTACCGGATCGCGGCGCCGGCCGCCGGCTCCTCTGCGCGCCTGGGGCGCATTGCAAGGGGATGCTCACGAAGCAGGGCCACAGTGGTGCCATCGCGCGAACGGCGGCATGAGCGGGCCTCCTTGTTCGAGCATGCCCACCTAGGTCGGACGATTGAGCGGGTCCTGTGTGCGAGTCCGCCGGGGTGCTAACGGTTTCCCTATCGCCCGGGAAGCGATCCGAGGGTGGCGTAGCCGATGTGCAGCGGTCCAAGGAGCGCCGCGAGTTGCGCCATGGTCACCTGAGAGGTGCCGTGCGGAGTCGCGGTCCAGCGGTCGGTGCACGTGGAGTATCGGATCCGCACGTCCATGGTTCCACCACTGGGGTAGTGAGCGCTCAACAGCAGTGGCGCGCGGTCTGGACCGGCGAGGCACTCCCTGGCTGAC of Motilibacter peucedani contains these proteins:
- a CDS encoding Lrp/AsnC family transcriptional regulator; this encodes MPTNPRLTLDRTDGLIVECLQRDARMSIADLARTVSLSSSATAERLRRLLEAGVITGYSAVLSPESLGYQITAFVRVAYPSGTYKPFHDLLDSTPEIVEAHHVTGNECFIVKTLARSMKDLERITGRLATLGSITTHVVYSSPLPRRNLAPAAE
- a CDS encoding TetR/AcrR family transcriptional regulator, encoding MTETPVRRADTRVRIVEAAAELLQEGGPAAVTTRAAAEAAGVQAPAIYRLFGDKEGLLEAVAEHVLATYVSSKAQVVRDATVAEIDPLDDLRSGWDTQIAFELANPALHRLLHDPQRAGRSPAIQSGLRVLEARVHRLAVEGRLAVSERQAVDVIAAAGSGAVQVLLAAPPDKRDLALADRMFDAALSQVLVEPVASGPGGTLPAAVTLRAAAPQLDVLTTSERALLVEWLDRILA
- a CDS encoding NAD(P)H-binding protein; its protein translation is MIVLTGATGALVGSTADHLLERLDPEELVVVARDPRKAQRFADRGVEVRHGDYDDPSGLPAAFAGADQLLLVSSNAVVGDPVEQHRAAIEAAVAAGVGRLLYTSHQGASPASPFAPARTHAATEELLAGSGLAWTSLRNGFYAHTLEWLLGPWRETGRIVIPGDGPVSWTSREDEAEAAALVLLSPGAHDGPVTLTAAAAPTFVAVAAVAAELASRPVETVVVDPEEWVSGLVAAGSPEPQARFTLGIFEAAAQEMFAGVDPLLGELLGRAPRTVRDALQAIDAKQRAAG